The bacterium genome contains a region encoding:
- a CDS encoding isochorismatase family cysteine hydrolase produces the protein MNELCIKRSALIVIDMQRYFLARGAEAYLAPPRSLIPNALKLIAAFRERGLTVVITRHAHPKRDTAGQMGRWWNGKLPRLGDPESELIDEIKPMRGEIYLTKRRYSAFEGTDLARKLRQRRVESLVICGVMTNLCVETTARHAFMKDFEPTIVKDACAAGS, from the coding sequence ATGAACGAGCTTTGCATAAAAAGGTCCGCGCTGATCGTCATAGACATGCAGCGCTACTTCCTCGCCAGAGGGGCGGAGGCGTATCTTGCTCCCCCGCGATCGCTCATCCCGAACGCGCTCAAGCTCATCGCCGCGTTCAGGGAGAGGGGACTCACAGTGGTCATCACGAGGCATGCCCATCCGAAGAGGGACACGGCAGGGCAGATGGGCAGGTGGTGGAACGGCAAACTCCCCCGCCTTGGCGATCCCGAGTCGGAGCTGATCGACGAGATAAAACCGATGAGGGGCGAGATATACCTGACCAAGAGGCGCTACAGCGCGTTCGAGGGCACCGACCTCGCTAGGAAGTTGAGACAGAGGCGGGTCGAGTCGCTCGTGATATGCGGGGTCATGACCAATCTCTGCGTGGAGACCACCGCGCGCCACGCGTTCATGAAGGACTTTGAGCCCACGATAGTGAAGGACGCGTGCGCCGCAGGCAGC
- a CDS encoding BamA/TamA family outer membrane protein: MKRVLITSVLALAVAFLPQICFADEQEQSDPTVKVEVPASHYTRKAAFFPLELPVYALKLALWPIGEGLGFLERKHVFERGAEFLSNDAKTFWVYPIIDWGAGTSFGGGAGFKYTDLFHQGYVLTGSYRIHIDLNQYINLSLFKHDAFYLWDKPVSLKSRLEVDDLRSMDYYGKGDDTPRSDRSRYSITSIDWDGRLIYEPMKNVEVDAKLGVLAATTGPSTYGGYPSVDTTFSAAELPGFERWLTYLTLGMGVAHDTRDNTLKPQKGGRREFSFYRYQCLTSDSFSFNQYVLDFTQYFPLWRPGVTLGVRNNWTFQQEFGGRSVPFYRLTLLDYRSPLRGFKRGRFHDLSSVLFNFDYTYPVSSLVEGLIFVDTGKVFDGVTNFNFDNWRYSVGGGFNVTLFKITLLRFRAAYGGEGVNLIFGMAVSI; the protein is encoded by the coding sequence TTGAAGAGGGTTCTCATCACATCGGTTCTTGCCCTTGCGGTCGCGTTTCTTCCGCAGATCTGTTTCGCGGACGAGCAGGAGCAGTCCGATCCGACCGTCAAGGTCGAGGTCCCCGCCAGCCACTATACGAGGAAGGCCGCGTTCTTTCCCTTGGAGCTGCCTGTCTACGCCCTGAAGCTTGCGCTCTGGCCCATCGGCGAGGGGTTGGGTTTCCTCGAACGCAAACACGTCTTCGAACGCGGGGCGGAGTTTCTCTCGAACGACGCGAAGACCTTCTGGGTCTACCCTATCATCGACTGGGGCGCGGGCACGAGCTTCGGAGGCGGCGCGGGCTTCAAGTACACGGACCTGTTTCATCAGGGATATGTGCTCACCGGCAGCTACAGGATACACATCGACCTCAACCAGTACATCAACCTCTCGCTGTTCAAACACGACGCTTTTTATCTCTGGGACAAGCCGGTCTCCTTAAAGAGCCGACTCGAAGTCGACGACTTGAGGAGCATGGATTATTACGGCAAGGGCGACGATACGCCGCGGAGCGACCGCTCCAGGTATTCGATTACCTCGATAGACTGGGACGGGCGGCTCATATATGAGCCGATGAAAAACGTCGAGGTTGACGCAAAGCTAGGCGTTCTTGCTGCGACGACCGGGCCGAGCACGTATGGCGGTTATCCTTCGGTGGATACAACTTTCAGCGCGGCCGAGCTCCCAGGCTTCGAGCGATGGCTCACATACCTGACCCTTGGGATGGGTGTGGCCCACGACACCCGCGACAACACGCTCAAGCCTCAGAAGGGTGGGAGGCGGGAGTTCTCCTTCTATCGCTACCAGTGCCTGACCAGCGACTCCTTCAGCTTCAACCAGTACGTGCTGGATTTCACCCAGTACTTCCCGCTCTGGCGGCCAGGGGTCACGCTGGGCGTGCGCAACAACTGGACGTTTCAGCAGGAGTTCGGCGGGCGAAGTGTTCCGTTCTACCGTCTCACCCTGCTGGACTATCGCTCGCCCCTGAGGGGATTCAAGCGAGGGAGGTTCCACGATCTCTCCAGCGTGCTCTTCAACTTCGACTACACCTATCCGGTCTCCAGCCTCGTGGAGGGGCTCATCTTCGTGGACACCGGAAAGGTCTTCGACGGCGTGACCAATTTCAACTTCGATAACTGGAGATATTCGGTGGGCGGCGGTTTCAACGTGACCCTCTTCAAGATAACCCTGCTGAGGTTCAGGGCCGCTTACGGAGGAGAGGGCGTGAACCTGATCTTCGGGATGGCGGTGTCTATATGA
- a CDS encoding mechanosensitive ion channel family protein: MFGTESIIMIWDKALEIMSNWYAPILKAAVIIVVAVLALKGVNRLVRLLVEHITPFAQQSTVRGKQRVDTLSHTFRYGATIVIFTVALLMIMGSFGFDLKALLATVGVAGIAIGFGAQSLVKDIVSGIFILVEDQFAVGDVVMVGDEAGVVERMTLRITQLRNTEGMLITIPNGSITTVKNLTSEWSRVDYKIGVAYATDLDRAMRVLSEEARALKSDMPELIINEPEMLGVDDLGDSSITLRLWIKTQPLQQWAVKRELNRRMHKRFEKEGIEIPFPQSAVWIKARG; encoded by the coding sequence ATGTTCGGGACAGAAAGCATCATCATGATATGGGACAAAGCGCTGGAGATCATGTCGAATTGGTACGCCCCGATATTGAAGGCGGCCGTCATAATCGTAGTCGCCGTGCTGGCGCTCAAGGGCGTGAACCGCCTGGTGCGACTGCTCGTCGAGCACATCACCCCCTTCGCTCAGCAGAGCACGGTCAGGGGCAAACAGCGCGTGGACACCCTCAGCCACACCTTCAGGTACGGCGCGACCATCGTTATTTTCACGGTGGCGCTGCTCATGATCATGGGGTCGTTCGGCTTTGACCTCAAGGCCCTGCTGGCCACAGTCGGAGTCGCCGGCATCGCCATCGGCTTCGGAGCACAGAGCCTGGTAAAGGACATAGTCAGCGGGATATTCATCCTCGTGGAGGACCAGTTCGCGGTCGGCGACGTGGTGATGGTAGGCGACGAGGCGGGTGTGGTCGAGCGCATGACCCTGCGCATAACCCAGCTGCGCAACACCGAGGGCATGCTGATCACGATACCGAACGGCAGCATAACCACGGTCAAGAACCTGACGAGCGAATGGTCGCGGGTGGACTACAAGATAGGAGTCGCCTACGCCACGGACCTCGACCGGGCGATGCGCGTGCTCTCGGAAGAGGCCCGGGCGCTCAAGTCCGACATGCCGGAGCTGATCATAAATGAACCTGAGATGCTGGGTGTGGACGATCTCGGCGACTCCTCGATTACGCTGAGGCTCTGGATCAAGACCCAACCGCTCCAGCAGTGGGCGGTGAAACGCGAACTCAACAGGCGCATGCACAAGAGGTTCGAGAAGGAGGGAATAGAGATACCGTTCCCGCAGAGTGCTGTCTGGATAAAGGCGCGCGGCTAG
- a CDS encoding TetR/AcrR family transcriptional regulator, with amino-acid sequence MKARARQDTLMQAATRCFAKNGYHSTGVSDIIETAGVARGTFYLYFKSKLDVFSRILDDFIAHLGDQIKTIELGSGMPPAQQMRANVERLVDAITKKPGPAKIIFNEAVGLNPEIDGKLRAFYGRLISIIEASLNKGISLGLVRKVDPSAAACIITGGFRELMVQKIVFRNARLEKGAIVDGLIDVILGGLGGRPVVN; translated from the coding sequence ATGAAGGCAAGGGCGAGGCAGGACACCCTCATGCAGGCGGCGACGCGGTGCTTCGCGAAGAACGGCTACCACTCCACCGGCGTGAGCGATATCATCGAGACGGCGGGCGTGGCGCGAGGCACCTTCTATCTCTACTTCAAGAGCAAGCTCGACGTGTTCTCCAGGATACTGGACGATTTCATCGCCCACCTGGGCGACCAGATAAAGACCATAGAGCTCGGCTCCGGCATGCCGCCGGCGCAGCAGATGCGCGCTAACGTGGAGAGGCTCGTCGATGCGATCACGAAAAAACCCGGACCGGCAAAGATCATCTTCAACGAGGCGGTGGGCCTCAACCCGGAGATCGACGGGAAGCTGAGGGCCTTCTACGGCAGGCTGATCTCCATCATCGAGGCCTCCCTCAACAAGGGCATCTCGCTGGGCCTCGTGAGGAAGGTGGACCCGAGCGCCGCCGCGTGCATAATCACGGGGGGATTCCGCGAACTCATGGTGCAGAAGATCGTGTTCAGGAACGCGCGCCTGGAGAAAGGCGCCATAGTCGACGGCCTCATCGACGTGATACTCGGAGGCCTGGGCGGAAGGCCGGTAGTCAACTGA